ATTGAGTCAGACCGTTTTCCATCAGCGACCAGCCCAGCGTTTCGACCGCGTTGCGTTGCAGCGCTCGATCCCGGCCCAAGTAATAGCCGAGGAGAGCCTGAATCCTCGTGTCGCCCGCGTACTGGAGTTGCTCGTAATAGGGACAATCGAAGTAGGTCTCTCCGGCGCAGCGCTCTGCCGTTCGGACGCCCACCTGCCAAATCCGGTCCACCCACGGGTCTTCGGCGGTGAAACGGGAATCGACGCTCAGGGGGTATCCGGTCTCGACGGCCTCGATATCGAGCAGTTCGGCCGGCCGGTCCGACTCGAGGGTCAGAAAGCGAAACGTACGCCACCAAAGGGGCTCGAATTCAAAGGGTTCGTCCGTCGTTTCGAAGCGGTCTTGATACCCTCTTGCATGCTTGCCGCGAACTTCATTTCGGTTCCCTTTGACGCCATCTGGGCTCCAAAGCGCCTCGTCGTAAGTGATCCTGAGGCTGGCGCCTTCCGCCGAACACACCTTGAGTCTCGGATAGGCGCACACTAGCTCGCCGAAGTCGAGAACCACCTTCGATCCTGAAGGTAGCTTGAGCGGAAGAGTGAGCCGAGCGCCGTCCTCCCCTTCGCACGTGTCCCCCTCGAAACCATGCCGCCTGACGATTCTGCCTCCAAAGGGCCGAAGCAGCATCGGCGGAAGTGATCGGGGGACCAGCATCCACGGGGTTCCGCCGCTGCAAGCGCCCCGAAGCTCGGCGGCGCAGATTTCATGCGGGGGCGCCCAGTTCCATCCATCTAAGGCGCTCTGGCCGGGGGAATGAAGCCCCGCGAGTCTGGGGTCGGCGCGGACGATCTCTCCGGGGCCGACGTCGATGTAGAACTCCCCCACACCGGAGTGCATCATCTCGAAGCTCCATTCGGAAACCCGCGCGACCTCCCATTGCCCAGGTGTATCGAGGTCGAACTGAGGGTCGCTCGACCAAGCCACGAAACCGGTTCGCGCGCTGATCTGCGCCATCGGCGCCCACCGGCCAAAGTTCCAAACGAGCGCGACGAGCGAGTTCGAACCGGGCTTAAGGAACGGCGCGAGCTCGTAAGTGTCGAAAAACCAGTGCTGCAGGTCGCCCCGCTGGGGCCCGAAGCCGATCAGCTTGCCGTTCAAAAAGAGCTTATAGCGCTGGTCGGCGGAAATGGCGAACTCCAGCGATTCCGGTACTTCGGCCAGTTCGAGCCTTCTTCGGAATGCAAAGACCCCAAGCTCCTCTTGAGGATGGAGGGCAAGGGAAATCCACCTAGTGGTCAGGTTGGGAGTCAGCACGCTTGCTTGTTCGACGCGGCTGCGCTCCAGCCCTTGCGAACTTCTCTACGCGGCCTGCTCGGCCCGCTTCTTGATCGCTCCCAAGACGTTGTCCATGTTCTTGACGACGATGGAATGAACGACCTTGCGGACGAGGGGTCCGAGCGTCGGCACGTTGTATTCATACTCGACCACGCTGTCGAACCTCGTGCCGCCGTTCTCCTCGCCGAACGACCATGAACCCTCCAACTGGTCATAATCTCCGGAGAGTTGTCGAAACTTGCAGACATGCGCCTCGTCGTCCCAGATGTCCTCTTGACGCCACCTCACCTTGAGGAGGAACTGCGGGACGATTCCCACCCAATCGCTGACGACGCGGCTGCCTTCGGTTTCGACGATTTCAAGCGATTTCACGTCGCTCATGAACTCGGGGAATGACGCGTTGTCTTTGGCGATCTCGTAGACCCGGGCGAGCGGGGCATCGATCCAAACGCTGGTTTCGACGGTGGGCATGGGCGGGTGGAGTGTACCTTTGAGGCGCGCATGGCCCTGTGGGTCGAACGGCGCTTGGGGGGAACTGGCGCGGGCGGAGCGCGTCGTAAGAGGGGAATGCGGGACCAACCGCGAATGCGGATAGGCTCTTGGTTCGTCAAACTATAGGAAAATGTTAGCTTTAGGACTGGCTCTGGCAATGGCTATGGAAGGCGGCTCGCCCGTGTTGCCGTGCGCCGAGTTGAGTCCGAAGGTCCATGCGATTGTCGAGGCCGCATGGCAAGAAGCCGGCCAGCAGGCTCAATCCCAACTCGATCCCAAGCACCAAGCCGACCTCAAGGCCGACCGTGAACTGGGGGCAGAATACGCTGCGATGGTCGAGAAAGAGGAGAAGGTCTCGACGAATCAAGCCTACATCGACCGCCTCCAAAGAATCGGAGGCGAGATCGCGCGGATCGCCAATTCGAATCAGGTGTCGGTTTCGTGGGGCGACCCTCGGCTGAACCCCTTTGCCTATGAATTCAAGGTGCTCGAAGGCAAGGAGGTCAACGCCTTTTCGCTTCCGGGCGGTTACCTGTATTTTTATGAGGGTCTGATGGCGTACGCGGAGTCGGACGACGAGCTTGCGGGCGTC
The genomic region above belongs to Candidatus Nitrosymbiomonas proteolyticus and contains:
- a CDS encoding polyketide cyclase / dehydrase and lipid transport, translated to MPTVETSVWIDAPLARVYEIAKDNASFPEFMSDVKSLEIVETEGSRVVSDWVGIVPQFLLKVRWRQEDIWDDEAHVCKFRQLSGDYDQLEGSWSFGEENGGTRFDSVVEYEYNVPTLGPLVRKVVHSIVVKNMDNVLGAIKKRAEQAA
- a CDS encoding alpha-L-rhamnosidase; its protein translation is MLTPNLTTRWISLALHPQEELGVFAFRRRLELAEVPESLEFAISADQRYKLFLNGKLIGFGPQRGDLQHWFFDTYELAPFLKPGSNSLVALVWNFGRWAPMAQISARTGFVAWSSDPQFDLDTPGQWEVARVSEWSFEMMHSGVGEFYIDVGPGEIVRADPRLAGLHSPGQSALDGWNWAPPHEICAAELRGACSGGTPWMLVPRSLPPMLLRPFGGRIVRRHGFEGDTCEGEDGARLTLPLKLPSGSKVVLDFGELVCAYPRLKVCSAEGASLRITYDEALWSPDGVKGNRNEVRGKHARGYQDRFETTDEPFEFEPLWWRTFRFLTLESDRPAELLDIEAVETGYPLSVDSRFTAEDPWVDRIWQVGVRTAERCAGETYFDCPYYEQLQYAGDTRIQALLGYYLGRDRALQRNAVETLGWSLMENGLTQSRYPSRQCQVIPPFSLWWVMMVGDQLLYDDPSAMPDFVSFQTLSRILGRFRKLQRESEQFWPFGDWVPGWRWGVPPGRLNSLMHQLTLEIATTVAERIKGFLEVGEAERRGVKFWQGWAQTSREWTSDSGPRGALAASRKKGIDNTPAEHAESLQICHLLMFEGTPHPWPADALAQADAARCSHYFSYYKHLAMFAREDNPYDYLAELQPWKEMIESGLTTFAETPEPTRSDCHAWSAHPILGFFQIVAGATSIAPGWKKAKIMPRPGSLRRFEAQIAHPDGELRVGFEDGALTVDSPVPYRLRWLGRDEEQPPGKQKF